In a genomic window of Nostoc sp. UHCC 0870:
- a CDS encoding Uma2 family endonuclease, translating into MLGLLAKLSLWEELTSHSELQNVDSDQILLMNGISWDIYQTLLKSCQNNSHYRFKYLEGTLEIMSPSRRHEVDKKIIALLLETFFLEKGIDFYPLGSTTFRREVAARGIEPDECYCFNSEKAVPDLAIEIVVTSGGIDDLLIYQGLGVPEVWFWRNNQFFLYYLRGNKYEQITKSELLPDLDLELLASLIKSGEKPKDLISKFRESFNSQ; encoded by the coding sequence ATGTTAGGTTTACTAGCAAAATTGAGTTTATGGGAAGAATTGACAAGTCACTCAGAACTACAAAACGTTGATTCTGACCAAATTTTGTTGATGAATGGGATTAGCTGGGATATATATCAGACACTATTAAAAAGTTGTCAAAATAATTCTCATTATCGCTTTAAATATTTAGAAGGTACTTTAGAAATAATGTCGCCTAGTCGTCGCCATGAGGTCGATAAAAAAATTATTGCTTTATTGTTAGAAACCTTTTTTTTAGAAAAAGGGATTGATTTTTATCCTTTAGGCTCAACTACTTTTAGAAGAGAAGTAGCCGCTAGGGGTATAGAACCAGATGAATGTTATTGTTTTAATTCTGAAAAAGCTGTTCCCGATTTGGCGATTGAAATAGTTGTCACCAGTGGCGGAATTGATGATTTATTAATTTATCAAGGTTTAGGTGTACCGGAAGTTTGGTTTTGGCGGAATAATCAATTTTTCTTATATTATCTACGCGGTAATAAGTATGAGCAAATAACGAAAAGTGAACTTTTACCAGATTTAGATTTAGAACTTTTAGCAAGTTTAATTAAGTCTGGTGAAAAACCAAAAGATTTAATTTCAAAGTTTCGGGAAAGTTTTAATAGCCAGTAG